From one Anabas testudineus chromosome 18, fAnaTes1.2, whole genome shotgun sequence genomic stretch:
- the rap1gds1 gene encoding rap1 GTPase-GDP dissociation stimulator 1 isoform X3 codes for MVRFGFQAHPPRNILSFCSSIQFMRSPCVEAGLIPPLVQLLNSTDQEVLLQTGRALGNICYDSHEGRSAVDLAGGAQIVAEHIKSLYQNTEPENVKLLTVFCGMLMNYSNDNDSLQAQLINMGVIPTLVKLLGIHSHNTALTEMCLIAFGNLAELESSKEQFASTNIAEELVRLFQKQTEHEKKEMIFEVLAPLAENDVIKLQLVEAGLVECLLDVVAQTVDGEREEDIAQLKTASDLMVLLLLGDESMQKLFEGGKGSVFQRVLSWIPSHNHQLQLAGALAIANFARNDGNCIHMVDTGIVQKLLELLDRHVEEGNVTVQHAALSALRNLAIPVVNKSKMLSAGVADVVLKFLQSEMPPVQFKLLGTLRMLIDTQAEAADQLGTNGKLVERLVEWCEAKDHAGVMGESNRLLSALIRHSKSKEVVRTVIQGGGVKHLVTMATSEHMIMQNEALVALGLIAALDLVAAEKDFVGANLVSVLHKLLSDERSAPEIKYNSMILICSVMGSEPLHKEVQSLEFIDVVSKLRAHENKTVSHQASLTEQRLTAQS; via the exons ATGGTGAGGTTCGGTTTCCAAGCCCATCCACCCAGGAACATCCTGAGTTTCTGTTCTTCCATTC AGTTTATGCGGAGCCCCTGTGTTGAAGCTGGCCTTATCCCTCCTCTAGTTCAGCTGTTAAACTCCACCGACCAGGAGGTTTTACTGCAGACCGGCCGCGCTCTTGGCAACATCTGTTATGACAGTC ATGAGGGCAGGAGTGCAGTTGACCTGGCAGGAGGGGCTCAGATAGTAGCTGAACACATTAAATCCCTCTACCAAAATACTGAGCCGGAAAATGTGAAGCTCTTGACTGTCTTTTGTGGCATGCTGATGAACTATAGCAATGATAATG acTCCTTGCAAGCCCAGCTGATCAATATGGGTGTTATTCCCACTCTGGTGAAGCTGCTAGGCATCCACTCCCACAACACAGCCCTGACAGAAATGTGTCTAATTGCCTTTGGGAATTTGGCTGAGCTTG AGTCCAGCAAAGAGCAGTTTGCCTCCACCAACATTGCAGAGGAGCTGGTTCGTCTTTTCCAGAAACAAACGGAGCACGAGAAGAAGGAAATGATTTTTGAGGTCCTGGCTCCACTTGCAGAAAATG ATGTGATAAAGCTGCAGCTGGTGGAGGCGGGCCTTGTGGAGTGTCTTCTGGATGTTGTGGCTCAGACTGTGgacggagagagggaggaggacatCGCTCAACTGAAGACTGCCTCTGACCTCatggttctgctgctgctgggag ATGAGTCCATGCAGAAACTGTTTGAGGGAGGAAAGGGCAGTGTTTTCCAGAGGGTTCTGTCCTGGATACCATCTCATAACCATCAGCTGCAGCTGGCTGGGGCTCTGGCCATTGCTAATTTTGCTCGCAACG ATGGGAACTGCATTCACATGGTGGACACTGGGATTGTGCAGAAGCTTCTGGAGCTGTTGGATCGTCACGTTGAGGAAGGGAACGTCACTGTTCAACACGCAGCTCTCAGCGCCCTGCGGAATCTGGCTATACCTG TGGTAAACAAATCCAAGATGCTGTCAGCGGGAGTAGCAGATGTGGTGTTGAAGTTTTTGCAATCAGAGATGCCTCCAGTGCAATTTAAACTGTTGGGGACGTTACGTATGCTCATCGATACACAAG CTGAAGCTGCAGATCAGCTGGGAACCAATGGGAAACTTGTGGAGAGGCTAGTGGAGTGGTGTGAAGCCAAAGATCACGCAGGAGTGATGGGCGAATCCAACAGGCTCCTGTCGGCCCTCATTCGACACAGCAAGTCAAAG GAAGTTGTCAGAACTGTCATCCAGGGTGGAGGAGTCAAGCACTTagttaccatggcaaccagTGAGCACATGATTATGCAGAATGAAGCACTAGTGGCTCTGGGTCTCATAGCAGCGCTGGATTTGG TTGCAGCTGAGAAGGACTTTGTTGGAGCCAACCTGGTGTCAGTGCTTCACAAGCTGCTGTCAGATGAGAGGAGTGCTCCAGAGATCAAGTACAACTCTATGATCCTCATCTGTTCAGTCATGGGCTCAG
- the rap1gds1 gene encoding rap1 GTPase-GDP dissociation stimulator 1 isoform X2: MDNLSEALEKLKLASTDSATDSVESCLDCLLKALANNNTEASVKIQEMGVLPLLPTLLNPQSSCTPKVANIIAEVAKNEFMRSPCVEAGLIPPLVQLLNSTDQEVLLQTGRALGNICYDSHSLQAQLINMGVIPTLVKLLGIHSHNTALTEMCLIAFGNLAELESSKEQFASTNIAEELVRLFQKQTEHEKKEMIFEVLAPLAENDVIKLQLVEAGLVECLLDVVAQTVDGEREEDIAQLKTASDLMVLLLLGDESMQKLFEGGKGSVFQRVLSWIPSHNHQLQLAGALAIANFARNDGNCIHMVDTGIVQKLLELLDRHVEEGNVTVQHAALSALRNLAIPVVNKSKMLSAGVADVVLKFLQSEMPPVQFKLLGTLRMLIDTQAEAADQLGTNGKLVERLVEWCEAKDHAGVMGESNRLLSALIRHSKSKEVVRTVIQGGGVKHLVTMATSEHMIMQNEALVALGLIAALDLVAAEKDFVGANLVSVLHKLLSDERSAPEIKYNSMILICSVMGSEPLHKEVQSLEFIDVVSKLRAHENKTVSHQASLTEQRLTAQS; encoded by the exons ATGG aCAACCTGAGTGAAGCCCTGGAGAAGCTGAAGCTAGCGTCTACAGACAGCGCCACTGACAGCGTGGAGAGCTGTCTGGACTGCCTGCTCAAAGCACTCGCCAACAACA ACACTGAGGCCAGTGTGAAGATCCAGGAGATGGGTGTTCTTCCGCTGCTCCCTACCCTGCTAAACCCCCAGTCTTCCTGCACCCCTAAAGTAGCCAACATCATAGCTGAGGTGGCCAAAAATG AGTTTATGCGGAGCCCCTGTGTTGAAGCTGGCCTTATCCCTCCTCTAGTTCAGCTGTTAAACTCCACCGACCAGGAGGTTTTACTGCAGACCGGCCGCGCTCTTGGCAACATCTGTTATGACAGTC acTCCTTGCAAGCCCAGCTGATCAATATGGGTGTTATTCCCACTCTGGTGAAGCTGCTAGGCATCCACTCCCACAACACAGCCCTGACAGAAATGTGTCTAATTGCCTTTGGGAATTTGGCTGAGCTTG AGTCCAGCAAAGAGCAGTTTGCCTCCACCAACATTGCAGAGGAGCTGGTTCGTCTTTTCCAGAAACAAACGGAGCACGAGAAGAAGGAAATGATTTTTGAGGTCCTGGCTCCACTTGCAGAAAATG ATGTGATAAAGCTGCAGCTGGTGGAGGCGGGCCTTGTGGAGTGTCTTCTGGATGTTGTGGCTCAGACTGTGgacggagagagggaggaggacatCGCTCAACTGAAGACTGCCTCTGACCTCatggttctgctgctgctgggag ATGAGTCCATGCAGAAACTGTTTGAGGGAGGAAAGGGCAGTGTTTTCCAGAGGGTTCTGTCCTGGATACCATCTCATAACCATCAGCTGCAGCTGGCTGGGGCTCTGGCCATTGCTAATTTTGCTCGCAACG ATGGGAACTGCATTCACATGGTGGACACTGGGATTGTGCAGAAGCTTCTGGAGCTGTTGGATCGTCACGTTGAGGAAGGGAACGTCACTGTTCAACACGCAGCTCTCAGCGCCCTGCGGAATCTGGCTATACCTG TGGTAAACAAATCCAAGATGCTGTCAGCGGGAGTAGCAGATGTGGTGTTGAAGTTTTTGCAATCAGAGATGCCTCCAGTGCAATTTAAACTGTTGGGGACGTTACGTATGCTCATCGATACACAAG CTGAAGCTGCAGATCAGCTGGGAACCAATGGGAAACTTGTGGAGAGGCTAGTGGAGTGGTGTGAAGCCAAAGATCACGCAGGAGTGATGGGCGAATCCAACAGGCTCCTGTCGGCCCTCATTCGACACAGCAAGTCAAAG GAAGTTGTCAGAACTGTCATCCAGGGTGGAGGAGTCAAGCACTTagttaccatggcaaccagTGAGCACATGATTATGCAGAATGAAGCACTAGTGGCTCTGGGTCTCATAGCAGCGCTGGATTTGG TTGCAGCTGAGAAGGACTTTGTTGGAGCCAACCTGGTGTCAGTGCTTCACAAGCTGCTGTCAGATGAGAGGAGTGCTCCAGAGATCAAGTACAACTCTATGATCCTCATCTGTTCAGTCATGGGCTCAG
- the rap1gds1 gene encoding rap1 GTPase-GDP dissociation stimulator 1 isoform X1 has product MDNLSEALEKLKLASTDSATDSVESCLDCLLKALANNNTEASVKIQEMGVLPLLPTLLNPQSSCTPKVANIIAEVAKNEFMRSPCVEAGLIPPLVQLLNSTDQEVLLQTGRALGNICYDSHEGRSAVDLAGGAQIVAEHIKSLYQNTEPENVKLLTVFCGMLMNYSNDNDSLQAQLINMGVIPTLVKLLGIHSHNTALTEMCLIAFGNLAELESSKEQFASTNIAEELVRLFQKQTEHEKKEMIFEVLAPLAENDVIKLQLVEAGLVECLLDVVAQTVDGEREEDIAQLKTASDLMVLLLLGDESMQKLFEGGKGSVFQRVLSWIPSHNHQLQLAGALAIANFARNDGNCIHMVDTGIVQKLLELLDRHVEEGNVTVQHAALSALRNLAIPVVNKSKMLSAGVADVVLKFLQSEMPPVQFKLLGTLRMLIDTQAEAADQLGTNGKLVERLVEWCEAKDHAGVMGESNRLLSALIRHSKSKEVVRTVIQGGGVKHLVTMATSEHMIMQNEALVALGLIAALDLVAAEKDFVGANLVSVLHKLLSDERSAPEIKYNSMILICSVMGSEPLHKEVQSLEFIDVVSKLRAHENKTVSHQASLTEQRLTAQS; this is encoded by the exons ATGG aCAACCTGAGTGAAGCCCTGGAGAAGCTGAAGCTAGCGTCTACAGACAGCGCCACTGACAGCGTGGAGAGCTGTCTGGACTGCCTGCTCAAAGCACTCGCCAACAACA ACACTGAGGCCAGTGTGAAGATCCAGGAGATGGGTGTTCTTCCGCTGCTCCCTACCCTGCTAAACCCCCAGTCTTCCTGCACCCCTAAAGTAGCCAACATCATAGCTGAGGTGGCCAAAAATG AGTTTATGCGGAGCCCCTGTGTTGAAGCTGGCCTTATCCCTCCTCTAGTTCAGCTGTTAAACTCCACCGACCAGGAGGTTTTACTGCAGACCGGCCGCGCTCTTGGCAACATCTGTTATGACAGTC ATGAGGGCAGGAGTGCAGTTGACCTGGCAGGAGGGGCTCAGATAGTAGCTGAACACATTAAATCCCTCTACCAAAATACTGAGCCGGAAAATGTGAAGCTCTTGACTGTCTTTTGTGGCATGCTGATGAACTATAGCAATGATAATG acTCCTTGCAAGCCCAGCTGATCAATATGGGTGTTATTCCCACTCTGGTGAAGCTGCTAGGCATCCACTCCCACAACACAGCCCTGACAGAAATGTGTCTAATTGCCTTTGGGAATTTGGCTGAGCTTG AGTCCAGCAAAGAGCAGTTTGCCTCCACCAACATTGCAGAGGAGCTGGTTCGTCTTTTCCAGAAACAAACGGAGCACGAGAAGAAGGAAATGATTTTTGAGGTCCTGGCTCCACTTGCAGAAAATG ATGTGATAAAGCTGCAGCTGGTGGAGGCGGGCCTTGTGGAGTGTCTTCTGGATGTTGTGGCTCAGACTGTGgacggagagagggaggaggacatCGCTCAACTGAAGACTGCCTCTGACCTCatggttctgctgctgctgggag ATGAGTCCATGCAGAAACTGTTTGAGGGAGGAAAGGGCAGTGTTTTCCAGAGGGTTCTGTCCTGGATACCATCTCATAACCATCAGCTGCAGCTGGCTGGGGCTCTGGCCATTGCTAATTTTGCTCGCAACG ATGGGAACTGCATTCACATGGTGGACACTGGGATTGTGCAGAAGCTTCTGGAGCTGTTGGATCGTCACGTTGAGGAAGGGAACGTCACTGTTCAACACGCAGCTCTCAGCGCCCTGCGGAATCTGGCTATACCTG TGGTAAACAAATCCAAGATGCTGTCAGCGGGAGTAGCAGATGTGGTGTTGAAGTTTTTGCAATCAGAGATGCCTCCAGTGCAATTTAAACTGTTGGGGACGTTACGTATGCTCATCGATACACAAG CTGAAGCTGCAGATCAGCTGGGAACCAATGGGAAACTTGTGGAGAGGCTAGTGGAGTGGTGTGAAGCCAAAGATCACGCAGGAGTGATGGGCGAATCCAACAGGCTCCTGTCGGCCCTCATTCGACACAGCAAGTCAAAG GAAGTTGTCAGAACTGTCATCCAGGGTGGAGGAGTCAAGCACTTagttaccatggcaaccagTGAGCACATGATTATGCAGAATGAAGCACTAGTGGCTCTGGGTCTCATAGCAGCGCTGGATTTGG TTGCAGCTGAGAAGGACTTTGTTGGAGCCAACCTGGTGTCAGTGCTTCACAAGCTGCTGTCAGATGAGAGGAGTGCTCCAGAGATCAAGTACAACTCTATGATCCTCATCTGTTCAGTCATGGGCTCAG
- the slc1a1 gene encoding excitatory amino acid transporter 3 encodes MDMMGNKERRGVNFKGLLKRNWLLIATVISVVLGIGLGVLVREYASLSNLDKQYFGFPGEILMRMLKLVILPLIISSMITGVAALDSEVSGKIGLWAVIYYFSTTIIAVILGIILVMTIKPGVSQTADNIDRTGTTPNVTTTDTLLDLVRNMFPENLVQACFQQYKTTRKELEPPKVSTNTTAIPPVTHAVMAVVENITKEYKIVGAYSDGINVLGIIVFCVTFGLVIGKMGEKGRILLEFFDALNEATMKLVQIIMCYMPVGILFLIAAKIIEVEDWEIFKKMGLYMVTVLSGLAIHATICLPLIFFIIVRKNPYTFTLGMAQALVTALMISSSSATLPVTFRCAEENNRIDKRITRFVLPVGATINMDGTALYEAVAAIFIAQLNDYPLDVGQIVTISITATVASIGAAGVPNAGLVTMVIVLTAVGLPASDVTLIVAVDWLLDRFRTMINVLGDAYGAGIVQKLSKRELERMDLTSDVDVANPFALEATLDDDECEKKSYVNGGFTVDKTDAISFTETSQF; translated from the exons ATGGACATGATGGGCAACAAAGAGCGACGAGGCGTGAATTTTAAAGGCTTGCTGAAGAGGAACTGGCTGCTGATTGCCACTGTTATATCAGTGGTGCTCG GGATCGGTTTGGGTGTCTTGGTCAGAGAGTATGCATCCCTCTCCAATCTTGACAAGCAGTATTTTGGCTTCCCAGGAGAGATCCTGATGCGAATGCTGAAGCTGGTCATCCTTCCACTGATTATTTCAAGCATGATAACAG gtgTTGCAGCCCTGGACTCCGAGGTATCTGGAAAGATAGGTCTGTGGGCTGTTATTTATTACTTCTCAACAACTATCATTGCAGTTATTCTTG GAATTATTTTGGTGATGACTATCAAACCGGGAGTCTCTCAGACAGCTGATAACATTGACAGGACTGGGACCACACCCAACGTCACAACAACTGACACACTCTTGGACCTTGTCAG AAATATGTTTCCAGAAAATCTGGTGCAGGCCTGTTTTCAACAG TACAAGACAACACGCAAAGAGCTGGAGCCTCCAAAGGTTTCAACCAACACAACCGCAATTCCACCTGTAACACATGCTGTCATGGCAGTAGTTGAG AATATAACTAAGGAGTATAAAATCGTCGGGGCATATTCGGATGGAATCAACGTGCTGGGGATTATCGTGTTCTGTGTTACTTTTGGCCTTGTCATTGGAAAAATGGGAGAAAAGGGACGCATCCTCCTGGAATTTTTCGATGCCCTGAATGAAGCAACCATGAAACTGGTCCAGATAATTATGTG CTACATGCCAGTGGGGATCCTGTTCCTAATTGCTGCTAAGATCATCGAGGTAGAAGACTGGGAGATCTTCAAGAAGATGGGTCTTTATATGGTGACGGTGCTGAGTGG CCTAGCAATCCACGCTACCATTTGTCTGCCACTGATCTTCTTTATCATTGTGAGGAAGAACCCCTATACATTCACACTGGGAATGGCTCAAGCCCTGGTGACAGCTCTCATGATCTCCTCAAG CTCTGCCACTCTACCCGTCACTTTCCGATGTGCAGAGGAGAACAATCGCATCGACAAGCGGATCACCCGCTTCGTCCTCCCAGTGGGTGCCACCATTAACATGGACGGCACAGCGCTGTATGAGGCGGTGGCAGCCATCTTCATCGCTCAGCTCAATGACTACCCTCTCGATGTGGGCCAGATCGTTACTATCAG TATAACTGCAACAGTTGCCAGTATTGGAGCAGCAGGAGTCCCTAATGCCGGCCTTGTCACCATGGTTATAGTCTTAACAGCTGTAGGATTACCTGCAAGTGATGTGACTCTGATAGTAGCTGTGGATTGGCTCCT GGATCGGTTCCGTACTATGATCAATGTGCTTGGTGATGCGTACGGAGCAGGCATTGTACAGAAACTATCCAAGAGGGAACTGGAGAGGATGGATCTGACATCGGACGTGGACGTTGCCAACCCCTTCGCTCTGGAAGCCACTTTGGATGACGACGAGTGTGAGAAGAAATCCTATGTGAACGGAGGATTCACTGTCGACAAAACAGATGCCATCTCCTTCACTGAAACCTCCCAGTTTTAG